The segment CATGGCCTTCAGGAAGTACTGACGAAGGAAACATTCCCAGTACCACTCTAGAAATATAttccaaaattaattcaagtaaacttaaataaaacaaccaaaTTGGTTTTAATGTTTACCAATGATAGGAGGATAAAATATCCTCTGTAGTCTTGGTCGTGGAGTATGGAATGTGTGTTGGAATCTCCTGTCTGGTGAGCGGGAATTGGATGCGACATCCTCTAAATGAAAGATACGTTCCATCATGAGACCCCATTGAGTTTCCGTTCGTTGTAAAACATGCAAGGCCtttattgtctgaaaaataagataaatatcaaataagagAAACATCTAAAGGaatttattacgtaattaaaCATCACTAAATCTGTTTACTGacttttttgtgtaaattgaCTAGAGACTTCAGGGAAGGTGGTGTAGGCCTTTCTGGGGGAGATCTGGAATTCAGTTTATCCCTTAATTGAATCGGCAACTTTTGTACTATAGTCTCAACATGACTATGTAAAGGATGGCCGGGCCCTACTGCGGCTGTTACAGAATTTAAGCACTGTGGacaaaaaacatacaatatgtCAGTAACACAGGaaagacaaaagaaaaaatcagAAGGTCTCCATAAATACCTCTAATATATCATCAACTGTTTCTTCAGCCTCACACTTGTCTGTACTCAATTTTGCTACCTTGAAATAGCTATAGGTCAAAGTGTAATTTTTCTTGGAATTATTCCATAAATTCCTGGGTACTTCTACTAAAGAGTACCCAAGAAGTAGGATCAACAGGAATAAGCCCCAAGTGTTGCTTGCAGAGGATGCTATGGCTTTGATTTTTGGACCATCCAAATAAACACCAGGTTTAAGGGCAATATAAATGAGAAGTATGCCACAGATAAACAAATACGAGCCATAGTAAATGGCATTGTCAACTAAAGCCGATTTCAATTTCCCTTTCACTGTAAAATCTCCAGCTTTGCTGTATGATTGCATCATTGGCATGATAAGCctgaaagatataaaaaaaacaatattttgtatttctaatTGTATAAACTTAACAATTCTATACTTTGCCTAATCTCTAGTAGGATGCATACAGTGTTTtctatatgatataaatttctgACAATTGAGTccacacataaaaaatattaagactgGTCACAACAACATGATACCATAACagcagatataaatttttctttactatTTCTCTAACTAACCAAGCATCATATTAGTGAGATTATTACTATGaatgcagtttttttttattttattctgataGTTTAATTTCACTAAGTCCTGACATAGTTACTCAAGAGTTAAGAGATAATTCTACAATATCTATTATACTGTaatgtaaaagttataaatgcaGTTAATGATTCACCATAATAGAATTATCAAAAGAACTctgatataaagttaaatacagGTAAAATACAGgtctttatcaaataataacaaaatatttatcacaattTGTAGTCTTACCAAGTTAAGCATTGAGAAGTCCAATAAACTACCCTCCAAAGGTTTGGAAAGACAATATCTGGAACATAACTCCATGGCTTTTGACACTGAGTATCAGGGGTGGGTGTTGAAATAGAGCCATTACCAGTCCCAGTAACTGTAGCAGCAGTGACAGGATGAGTTCCATTATCACATTGTCTATATACAGTCtaaaagaaattcaaatgttatacataatattgctGTGGATGGCAatgtttgtttcattataattaggGAAATGGCTCACCGATGATATATCCAAAGGAAGAATAAACATGATAACAAATGAGAAGTACCATGCTATTAGAACAGATACTGTAACTAATATGTGATTTCTATAACAATCCccatatctatataataaggTAGCTGCTAAAATAAAAGCCGATATTATTTCGACCACAAACAACGTGTATgccatattatattattataataatgcaaTCACAAAAACAAAGACATATGCTAGTTTTTCTTTGACGTCTTCTGTCTTTCTTTCCACACTTGCACGGCTTCTTGTTGAAGTACTTCAAAACGTATTTGAGTTGGGGATTTCAATGGAAGTAATATAGGTCGCTCAATTTCATACTCTGATGGGCATTcttcgtaaaataaaattcccgACTCGGGTAAAATTGGTTCGAATTCAATTTTCTTGACGGCTTTGTTAGTCGCTTCAGTCATTTTAAGTATAACGcagtaacatttttaacacttcttaataatgtacaataaaaatatatttctctcaaaacaataattttgtgaaatattgacgaaatttgttaataaaactaacaacAATCACCACATAACGCTAAATGACATATAGAGTATTAGTGAAAAGTGATTaatgatttcaatttttttaattatgctatggcttcatccACACTATTATTATGGAATTTTTTACCAATgtcaaaagatttaatttgtcAAATATGAAGCTTCAAGAAATTTGACGATCTTTCCAATTAGGTACTTGTGTGAATGTTAAttcaacattattaatttcaaaatccaTTATCTTTTCATAGTCACTTTTTATCTCAAAAGCAATTATAGTCGAaagagtaaattatataactatatttcaattaaagaataataaatctttatccCTTTTAAAGTACTTGAgagaaatcttttatttttagtaattttagtCGTTAAAGGCTTCGGGAAACATGTAtcttaaaaagtataatataatctatcgTGTAAATGTCAGTGTGACGTTAACAGTTGTCAACAatagatattttgtttcaatttttgGAGCGGTAAAACCACGTGTTGTGAAGTTtgcagtttttaaataagaaaacccTTTTACAGGTCACATATggcgaaattaaaaataaagaagactaaaaaacaaatcaaacaaGCTCCTGAAAAACCCAAAGAAGAAAATGAAGTCGTGCTACCTGCCGTCCGATCTTCTGATGAGCCAACTTCTAGACAGGTAGTAAAAGTGGAAAAACttctgaatttttatatatttctcaaatTTGTATACAAGGTTTATTTCTGTTGATGCAGCAGTTAACTTTTAAGTCAATTTATGAAGTTTATCAATTATACATTGTTACCTTTTTTCGAACGTTTTAGGCAAAATGGATTAATAGGCAAAGGGTTTTAGTATTCGCTGCACGTAGTATAAATCATCGTCATCGGCATTTAATGgaggatttaaaaaaactgatgCCGCACCATAAAACCGAATCTAAAATGGAAAGAAGT is part of the Danaus plexippus chromosome 11, MEX_DaPlex, whole genome shotgun sequence genome and harbors:
- the LOC116765626 gene encoding LMBR1 domain-containing protein 2 homolog isoform X2, whose translation is MAYTLFVVEIISAFILAATLLYRYGDCYRNHILVTVSVLIAWYFSFVIMFILPLDISSTVYRQCDNGTHPVTAATVTGTGNGSISTPTPDTQCQKPWSYVPDIVFPNLWRVVYWTSQCLTWLIMPMMQSYSKAGDFTVKGKLKSALVDNAIYYGSYLFICGILLIYIALKPGVYLDGPKIKAIASSASNTWGLFLLILLLGYSLVEVPRNLWNNSKKNYTLTYSYFKVAKLSTDKCEAEETVDDILECLNSVTAAVGPGHPLHSHVETIVQKLPIQLRDKLNSRSPPERPTPPSLKSLVNLHKKTIKALHVLQRTETQWGLMMERIFHLEDVASNSRSPDRRFQHTFHTPRPRLQRIFYPPIIEWYWECFLRQYFLKAMFVVTCILSAAVVWSELTFFCKKPVLSIFANIVLAAKSTYNYACIVSISTLVIGYMFYCAYSTVLKIRLLNLYYLAPHHQTNEYSLIFSGMMVCRLTPAMCLNFLSLVHMDSHVIKERVMETYYTQIMGHMDVLGIIAEGFNIYFPMLVVLLCLATYLSLGSRLLSLCGFQQFVGDDELTTDLVDEGREFVKREKRKRQRAEESLARRRDYSERFTNRRDEEHDNDYYVSPDRHSYQRDTFRPGVEDIEQRFGESALPSIRTEYEGRRRDKMTMPPKGLFDDV
- the LOC116765626 gene encoding LMBR1 domain-containing protein 2 homolog isoform X1, yielding MAYTLFVVEIISAFILAATLLYRYGDCYRNHILVTVSVLIAWYFSFVIMFILPLDISSTVYRQCDNGTHPVTAATVTGTGNGSISTPTPDTQCQKPWSYVPDIVFPNLWRVVYWTSQCLTWLIMPMMQSYSKAGDFTVKGKLKSALVDNAIYYGSYLFICGILLIYIALKPGVYLDGPKIKAIASSASNTWGLFLLILLLGYSLVEVPRNLWNNSKKNYTLTYSYFKVAKLSTDKCEAEETVDDILECLNSVTAAVGPGHPLHSHVETIVQKLPIQLRDKLNSRSPPERPTPPSLKSLVNLHKKTIKALHVLQRTETQWGLMMERIFHLEDVASNSRSPDRRFQHTFHTPRPRLQRIFYPPIIEWYWECFLRQYFLKAMFVVTCILSAAVVWSELTFFCKKPVLSIFANIVLAAKSTYNYACIVSISTLVIGYMFYCAYSTVLKIRLLNLYYLAPHHQTNEYSLIFSGMMVCRLTPAMCLNFLSLVHMDSHVIKERVMETYYTQIMGHMDVLGIIAEGFNIYFPMLVVLLCLATYLSLGSRLLSLCGFQQFVGDDELTTDLVDEGREFVKREKRKRQRAEESLARRRDYSERFTNRRDEEHDNARTGLLNDVDSDYYVSPDRHSYQRDTFRPGVEDIEQRFGESALPSIRTEYEGRRRDKMTMPPKGLFDDV